Within the Hevea brasiliensis isolate MT/VB/25A 57/8 chromosome 2, ASM3005281v1, whole genome shotgun sequence genome, the region TGGAGCTAACAGAAATTTCGAAGATGCTTATTATTTGGGCTTATGCGAGCTTGCCAGATAGGGAGAGGCTGACTTGGGGCCCTGGCCAAGGGGGACCTAGGTGCCGCACGGGGCTAGAACTCTCGTCCCGTGACAATGTGGTATCAGAGTAGGCCCCCGACGATCCGAATCACGCCAAGTGCCCCAACGGGACCGGGGTAGGCAGGGTGCCGATGGCGACAAGGGTGTTGCTAGAATTGGGTGAGGGAGAATGTCAGGCCTCAATGGGACAGAGTTCGATACGGGTTTCTCAATTCCACATCGGACAAGAAAGGGGTCGATCCGAGGGACAAGTGCGGTCTGTCATGCAGCTGGTATGCGTCTGGCGAGTAACATGATGAATCTTGGCAAAGGCATTTTAGAGGGCATCTGCGTGCGAAAGTGGGTGAGTGTATTGGCAAACTGGTGGCCAACATGCTGCTCAAGTGTTTGCGTTGGGCGAGCGCAACAAATGGTGTGTGGACTCCTCTGTGCGAAGGAGTGTGATCAAGTTGCGCAACGAATGCACGCAAACGAGGGCGTTTACGGGATTGGGTGGGGGAGAATGTAACGGTTTGAAAGTTTCCCACTCCTATTCTTGGCAGTTGGCAAGGCCGTCACAAGCTGTCTCTTGCCCTATATAGCTAACTAGTGTGAATCTGTACAGGTACGTGCCAGAAACCTCAATGATGTTTATTATTTGGGCTTATGCGAGCTTGACAGATAGAGAGAGGCTGACATGGGGGCCTGGCCAAGGGGACCTAGGTGCCGCGCGGGGCTAGAACTCCCGTCCCATGACAATATGCAGAGGCAACAAATTCGCTACAATTATAGCTTGCTTTTACAGAAATTTACGCATTCCATGAAGTCTCTTCTGCTGCTGCTTCTTTTTTATATCTTTCAACCTAGTAATTGAATGGGAAAGATATTATTCTGAGGGAAATCATTGCAGGTTGTTGGTGGAATAACTCCAAGTTGGCATGGAAATGGAAATGCCATACCAGCAACATCCTTTGGAGTCGACGCTGATTGGGTTGATCTTGATATGGAGCTTTATTATTGGACCAAGGCTCTGTGCCATGTTCACTTCCATTGGTTTAGATGAAAATTTTCGTCTTATCGTTGGCAATTGAGTGACTTCAATTGTTATTGGCTGCTGGAAATTATGCAGTGGTATCCTGGTCATATTGCCAAAATAGAAAAGGAACTAAAGAGCAACTTAAGTTGATTGATGATGTGATCGAGGTGCGAGATGCAAGAATTCCGTTGTCCACAACCCATCCACAGGTTAAGTTCCAATTGAAGATTGCTTTCAATACAAATGTTGTTAGGTTTATATCATGTGTGTTCATATTAATGTATGGGAGAATGCATCAGCTTCGCCTCTCTCTTTCCCCCTGTTTGGAAACTAAGATTTTACAATAATTTcattcaattaatttcttttactTCATACCATGTTTGGAATGAAAGAATTCCATACTCATGTTTGGATCATATTTTAGCAAGGACTTGGAAAGCTTTCATAGGATGTACAAAACCAAAAATTCCATTTCACAAAAATCCCTGATTGATTTAATTGTTGTTAATGTTTGAATGCAGATTTATTCAGAAGTTTACAATCCACTTGTTCAATGGGGACGCCCATCAAGCAGCTTTTCGTATCTCATCTGATTTTCGAAAAGGGAAGTTTGGTTGGGTGGCACTGGAGACCGGAGAGGCCCCCCAGGTAATGCTGTTGGTAGCTTTGAATGGATTGACTATATTTCTAAAGCTTCTATCCGTGACTATGATGCTTAAGAGTGCCAAATGTTGAAACTTTGTAGATATTAATATTGTTATGTTAGAGGGAGAAAGCTTCCAGTTATTCTAAAACCCATGAATCAAATGTAGACAGTACAACCGTAAAATCTGCGGGGGACCTAAACTTAGCTGGAGTATATAAAATGAAGCTTTGCATCACGCATTGGTATTTGGTAGTGTACTTGCCCATCTGTTTATCAGGTTTATCAAATTGTTGTCTCCAGTGAATTTTGTAACAACATTTTGTTTGTATCAAGCATAGCAAATCGCTGTAAGCGCCTGGTGGAAAGGCTTTTGTCGTATGCCTTCTGTTTATACTGAAACGTATAATATTCCAATTTTTATATCAACCCAAAGATGCCAACGATTTGAATTTTTCCACATCCCAGAAGGTGCAAGTTATCTGCGAGGATGTACTGTATTTCTGGTTGCATATATTCTGATTCCAAAATAGATGGCTGTATAATTGGCCTAAAATATAGAGAGTAAACAGCATTTCTGCAGAATAGTGGGTAAATTAAATGATCTTGTGAAATCTGGGTAAATTAATTAAAtcgtatataaaaaaaatataaatatttaatttaccgaTTGTTATGCTCATTCTCATATGAGTTTCGAACTTATGATAGCTGCAACCTTGTTTAATATGTATGTGCAAACTTTTCCATGAATGAAAACCACAAAACTTGTGGGGCAACGCATTGGGATATATGGTCCAAAAAAGGAAATTGCAATGCCAAACGTTGAAAGCATAGGACAACATACACCAATGAATGATATTTGAAAATGCAAGCAAGCGAGTTTGCCATATTTccaatattcaaactaaagtgacAGACATCTAATTGCATCTTTAGAATATATAACTTGAGCGTATTTAAATGAATGTAGGATTAGAATGACACAGTGAGATGATTTGGAATCTTCATCTCGCAATGGTGGGAGCACAAGTGGTTGAGTCATCTTTGTTTGACCAACTTTCTTTGATTCTGCAGGCTTGGATTGGTCGTTCAATCTGAAATCCTTCAGCAGTTTCTTTTTCCAACTCAGAACAGTATCTCCCAAATGTGTTGACATTTACGTGAAGCCTGAAATCTATGCTAAACAAAAACTTCCTCTCCAACCTGTTCAACTCTGCTGTGCTTACTCCTCCAACTTTAGCATAGTATGCATTGTTGAAGAATCTGAAAAACCACAAAGATTTTTTAAGAACTTGAACAAGAAAATTATGAGCTGCTGAAGAATCAGGCTACATAAGACATGGGATATCTAGTCTGAGTATCCATCTCAAAAACTTCACATGTGAGACTCCATAAAACCAAAAAGTTTTCTAAAACAAACAGAATCCCATGCTTATTTGCTCTTGTTAATCCAGCAAATCGAAACTACATAAAAAACAATGTTTGTGGATTGTTACTTACGCATCATCAATGAACTTTGCAGCTACCATTACACTTGTTATTAGGAGCCGGTGAACATTAAGGGAAGTTAAACGAACATCTGTGCTTTGGATAAATCTATCCACATAAATGTGTGCCACAACGAAGCAGGATGGGCTACAGCCAGAGTACTTGAAGATGCGATCAATGTACTGCCGAATACTTACTGCGGGTGCTCTTAAACCATCAAATTCTGTAATGGCATCTTTGATCTGTTTAGTCTCCAGCACAGTCTCATTTTTCTGAACAGATCTCTCAAGAAGAGAAGAAAGAAGGGTTAAAACCTGTGGAGTTCCCAAAACTCCTTTTCCCAATTCCTTGACCTTAAGTCCCAAACTTAGGTATACATCTGAGTCTACATTGCCAGTATCAAGTGTCAATGTTCCCATAGCTGTACCTCACTGCATTAAattaaaacatcataagaatattGCAAGTGCATTCCAGGTGCTGATAGTACTCATGCAAAATGTATTCAAATGAATAAAATGATCACTACCATAGAAGATATAAAAGAACTAGGAATGGGTATGAGATAAACATATTAGTAAAGTTGGATTAAGAAAACAAAGTCATTTAACAATGATtctggaagaagaaaggaaaaactaTTGGGTttccatcacatgatcaaagagATAAGGGCCTGAAAAATGTTTGAAGGTAGGGAAACGAAATTAACAGTTGCCTCCTATTATTAACAGAGCACGTAGAACCACAAGATAGAGTGAAGATTAATGCAATTCATCAGAATATCAAAAAGATTCTGTTACAAGGGAAATACGGCAGTACTATCTAAGTTGCACGTACATACCATGAAATAAGCTACATAACTTCTAGAGTCCATCATAAAATTTTAGCAT harbors:
- the LOC110644605 gene encoding cyclin-P3-1, producing MGTLTLDTGNVDSDVYLSLGLKVKELGKGVLGTPQVLTLLSSLLERSVQKNETVLETKQIKDAITEFDGLRAPAVSIRQYIDRIFKYSGCSPSCFVVAHIYVDRFIQSTDVRLTSLNVHRLLITSVMVAAKFIDDAFFNNAYYAKVGGVSTAELNRLERKFLFSIDFRLHVNVNTFGRYCSELEKETAEGFQIERPIQACRIKESWSNKDDSTTCAPTIAR